Proteins encoded by one window of Carcharodon carcharias isolate sCarCar2 chromosome 27 unlocalized genomic scaffold, sCarCar2.pri SUPER_27_unloc_2, whole genome shotgun sequence:
- the LOC121273863 gene encoding gastrula zinc finger protein XlCGF8.2DB-like — MEGKSTVHSGEKPYTCCVCGQGFSQSSDLLGENPWKCGDCGKGFNHPSQLEIHQHTNTGERPFTCSVCGKGFSDSSNRLRHQRVHTGERPFTCSECGKGFTQSFHLRRHQQVHTGEKLFTCSVCKMGFADSSSLMKHKRVHTGERPFTCTVCKKKFSDSSSRLRHQRVHTGERPFICSDCGKGFTQSFHLHRHQRVHSGERPFTCSDCGKGFTDSWTLLRHQRVHTGERPFTCSDCGKGFTDSSILLRHQRVHTRERPFTCSTCEKGFADPSTLLEHQQVHTGERPFTCSECGKGFTQSFHLRRHQQVHTGERPFTCSECGKGFTQSSNLLRHQRAHK, encoded by the coding sequence atggaaggaaaaagcaccgttcacagtggggagaaaccatacacgtgttgtgtgtgtggacaaggcttcagccaatcatctgacctgttgGGAGAAAatccatggaaatgtggggactgtgggaagggattcaatcacCCATCCCAGCTGGAAATTCATCAGCACAcaaacactggagagaggccattcacatgttcagtgtgtggaaagggattttCTGATTCATCCAACcgactgagacaccagcgagttcatacaggggagaggccgttcacctgctccgagtgtgggaagggattcactcagtcattccACCTGcggagacaccagcaagttcacactggggagaaactgttTACCTGCTCTGTGTGTAAAATGGGATTTGCTGATTCATCCTCCCTAATGAAACATaaacgagttcacactggggaaagaccGTTTACCTGCACTGTGTGTAAAAAGAAATTTTCTGATTCATCCAGCcgactgagacaccagcgagttcacactggggagagaccatttatctgttctgattgtgggaagggattcactcagtcattccATCTACatagacaccagcgagttcattctggggagagaccatttacctgttctgattgtgggaagggattcactgattcatGGACCCTGCTGAGACATCAGCGAGTTcatactggggagagaccatttaccTGTTCTgattgtgggaaaggattcactgattcatccatCCTGTTGAGACACCAGAGAGTTCACACTAGGGAGAGACCATTTACCTGCTCCACATGTGAAAAGGGATTTGCTGATCCATCCACCCTACTggaacaccagcaagttcacacaggggagagaccgttcacctgctccgagtgtgggaagggattcactcagtcattccACCTGcggagacaccagcaagttcacactggggagaggccatttacctgctcagagtgtgggaagggattcactcaatcatccaatctgctgagacaccagcgagctcACAAGTAA